In Gordonia phthalatica, one genomic interval encodes:
- a CDS encoding DUF3817 domain-containing protein: MTETAKPTDDAKKDGTVTATLPQIRSALFRYRLLAWITGVWLLLLVAEMVAKYGFDVEGFGWVGIAHGWIYFVYLICTVDLSIKVRWPLGKLVLTALAGTIPFLSFWFEHIRTREVKAEFALDK; this comes from the coding sequence GTGACCGAGACCGCCAAGCCGACCGACGACGCCAAGAAGGACGGCACCGTCACGGCGACCCTCCCCCAGATCCGCAGCGCCCTGTTCCGCTACCGCCTGCTCGCGTGGATCACCGGTGTGTGGCTGCTGCTCCTGGTGGCGGAGATGGTCGCGAAGTACGGCTTCGACGTCGAGGGTTTCGGCTGGGTCGGCATCGCTCACGGCTGGATCTACTTCGTCTACCTGATCTGCACCGTCGACCTCTCGATCAAGGTCCGCTGGCCGCTCGGCAAACTGGTGCTGACGGCACTCGCCGGCACCATCCCGTTCCTCTCGTTCTGGTTCGAGCACATCCGCACCCGCGAGGTGAAGGCGGAGTTCGCCCTGGACAAGTAG
- a CDS encoding site-specific DNA-methyltransferase yields the protein MARTRKPAGPTPVESIGHQETRSNIPTADAQEFYDDASEQVQPVRYPRDPALDPQLVWRGADAQDSEDLVVDAPPIFIQEKIDPRVLVENLRRTAAKPEDEPELSLFDNFDGLDELSQVEFYEHRANWSNRMILGDSLQAMASLAERESLRGKVQMVYIDPPYGIKFNSNWQVSARKRDVKDGKLEHAAREAEQIKAFRDTWADGIHTYLSYLRDRLVAARDLLTESGSCFVQIGDENVHVVRSLMDEVFGAENFVSQIVFRKKLMPLGSKTLERMHDHIVWFARAKDALKYRQMYLPTTPDRNGRWTGVEDASGNRRGLTTEERRDPANLGQGLRIFGTISQWAPSYSETNVFDFDFGGVTYRPSRGQCWVTSPEKMTALAQVDRLFVEGDSPRFISYHDDFPFKKLTNPWFDTAPASGPTYVVQTSLKPIERCILMATDPGDLVLDPTCGSGTTAYVAEQWGRRWITMDTSRVAFALARQRLMGAKYPYYLISDTPEGKAKEAEVSGVPHDPDLPTGGDIRHGFVYERVQHITLKSIANNPDIVEGMSREEIDAAIKRHADFEYLYDKPYEDKKKVRVSGPFTVESLSPYRSVSFDPDVQHEAGESISEATGESDPEGPGFERSIFDNLAQAGIQNGRRSERIEFAALNEHAGEYVQAIADTREADDGTAMSVALALGPQYGTVDARFIKAAAKEALANPDVDMLCVLAFAFDPQATSATTEDGVTVDASDEGFAEVAGERKLGRLPVLLVRMNADLLMGEDLKKTGAGNLFTVFGEPDIVIRDSEGGQLIVDLLGVDVYDPTKGEVRSKDTGQIALWMIDTDYNGESFFVRHCYFTGGNDPYKKLKTSLKADIDADAWASLYRTESRPFARPSTGRIAVKVINDYGDEVTKVFDVQPS from the coding sequence GTGGCGCGAACTAGGAAGCCCGCCGGACCCACTCCCGTCGAATCGATCGGACACCAGGAGACGAGGTCCAACATCCCGACCGCCGATGCGCAGGAGTTCTACGACGACGCGAGCGAGCAGGTGCAGCCGGTTCGCTATCCGCGCGACCCGGCACTCGATCCCCAGCTCGTCTGGCGCGGCGCAGATGCGCAGGACAGCGAAGACCTCGTCGTCGACGCGCCGCCGATCTTCATCCAGGAGAAGATCGATCCACGCGTCCTCGTCGAGAACCTGCGTCGTACCGCAGCGAAGCCTGAGGACGAGCCCGAGCTCTCGCTGTTCGACAACTTCGACGGCCTCGACGAACTCTCCCAGGTCGAGTTCTACGAGCACCGGGCCAATTGGTCGAACCGCATGATCCTCGGCGACTCGCTGCAGGCGATGGCGTCCCTCGCTGAGCGCGAGTCGCTGCGCGGCAAGGTACAGATGGTCTACATCGACCCGCCCTACGGCATCAAGTTCAACTCGAACTGGCAGGTGTCGGCGCGGAAGCGGGATGTGAAGGACGGGAAGCTGGAGCATGCCGCGCGAGAGGCGGAGCAGATCAAGGCTTTCCGTGACACGTGGGCTGACGGGATCCACACGTATCTGTCGTATCTGCGGGACCGTCTTGTCGCTGCGCGTGACCTGCTGACCGAGAGCGGGTCGTGTTTCGTTCAGATTGGCGACGAGAACGTGCATGTCGTGCGGTCGCTGATGGATGAGGTGTTTGGGGCGGAGAATTTCGTCAGCCAGATCGTGTTCAGGAAGAAGCTGATGCCGCTCGGGTCAAAAACCCTTGAGCGAATGCATGATCACATCGTTTGGTTCGCGCGGGCCAAGGATGCGCTGAAGTACCGGCAGATGTACTTGCCAACGACCCCTGATCGAAATGGTCGCTGGACGGGTGTTGAAGACGCAAGCGGGAATCGACGAGGGTTGACTACGGAAGAGCGGCGAGACCCAGCCAATCTGGGGCAGGGATTGCGAATTTTTGGAACTATCTCTCAATGGGCTCCGTCGTATTCCGAGACGAATGTCTTCGATTTTGACTTTGGTGGCGTGACCTATCGACCTTCACGTGGGCAATGCTGGGTCACGTCACCTGAGAAGATGACTGCGCTTGCGCAAGTCGACCGGCTGTTCGTCGAAGGTGATAGCCCGAGGTTTATTAGCTACCACGATGACTTTCCATTCAAGAAGCTCACGAATCCTTGGTTCGATACTGCTCCCGCCAGCGGGCCCACATATGTAGTGCAAACTAGCCTTAAGCCGATTGAACGGTGCATTTTGATGGCAACCGACCCAGGCGACCTCGTCCTCGACCCGACCTGCGGCTCCGGCACCACAGCCTACGTCGCCGAACAATGGGGGCGCCGCTGGATCACGATGGACACCTCTCGTGTGGCATTCGCTCTCGCTCGCCAGCGCTTGATGGGCGCCAAGTACCCCTATTACCTGATCTCCGACACTCCGGAAGGAAAGGCGAAGGAGGCAGAGGTCTCGGGCGTCCCGCACGATCCGGACCTGCCGACGGGCGGCGACATCCGTCACGGTTTCGTCTACGAGCGGGTCCAGCACATCACCCTGAAGTCGATCGCGAACAACCCCGACATCGTCGAGGGGATGAGTCGCGAGGAGATCGATGCGGCGATCAAGCGGCACGCCGATTTCGAGTACCTCTACGACAAGCCGTACGAGGACAAGAAGAAGGTCCGAGTCTCTGGTCCGTTCACAGTCGAGAGTCTGTCGCCCTACCGCTCGGTGAGCTTCGATCCCGACGTGCAGCACGAGGCCGGGGAATCGATCTCCGAGGCCACCGGCGAGAGCGATCCCGAGGGGCCGGGTTTCGAGCGGTCGATCTTCGACAACCTCGCGCAGGCCGGCATCCAGAACGGTCGTCGTTCCGAGCGCATCGAGTTCGCGGCGCTTAACGAGCACGCTGGTGAGTACGTCCAGGCGATCGCCGACACCCGCGAAGCTGATGACGGCACAGCGATGAGCGTCGCACTGGCGCTCGGCCCGCAGTACGGCACCGTCGACGCGCGCTTCATCAAGGCCGCCGCAAAGGAAGCGCTCGCCAATCCCGACGTCGACATGCTCTGCGTCCTGGCTTTCGCCTTCGACCCGCAGGCGACGTCGGCCACGACAGAAGACGGCGTGACCGTCGACGCGTCGGACGAGGGCTTCGCGGAGGTCGCGGGGGAGCGAAAGCTCGGTCGGCTTCCCGTTCTGCTGGTCCGGATGAACGCCGATCTGCTGATGGGCGAGGACCTCAAGAAGACCGGCGCAGGCAACCTCTTCACGGTCTTCGGCGAGCCGGACATCGTGATTCGCGACTCCGAGGGCGGCCAGTTGATTGTCGATCTGCTCGGCGTCGACGTCTACGACCCGACCAAGGGTGAGGTGCGCAGTAAGGACACCGGCCAGATCGCGCTGTGGATGATCGATACCGACTACAACGGTGAGTCGTTCTTCGTCCGACACTGCTACTTCACCGGCGGCAACGACCCGTACAAGAAGCTGAAGACGTCGCTGAAGGCTGACATCGACGCGGACGCCTGGGCGTCGCTGTACCGCACGGAGTCTCGCCCGTTCGCACGGCCGTCGACCGGACGCATCGCGGTGAAGGTCATCAATGATTACGGTGACGAGGTGACCAAGGTGTTCGATGTTCAGCCGTCGTAG
- a CDS encoding Fic family protein — MSEEYPIDPARFAEALREQRRMKLKGGLYHLNQILMAYNSNRIEGGRLDEDQTRYIYETRTVSGDAVPVDDVVETANSFELFDTIVDQYDQPLSATILKSYHRILKTGTAQARADWFAVGDWKRVPNAVGDRTTVRPEDVGAAIESLLSDTSEPGSMTFDEIVDFHHRFEIIHPFQDGNGRVGRIVLFQQCLQNGIMPFVVLDSHKEFYYRGLAQYEDEPGFLRDTFRAFQDSYYQRFAEFVPR, encoded by the coding sequence GTGAGCGAGGAGTATCCAATCGATCCTGCGCGTTTCGCGGAAGCGCTTCGCGAGCAGCGTCGGATGAAGCTCAAGGGAGGCCTGTACCACCTGAATCAGATCCTGATGGCGTACAACAGCAACCGGATCGAAGGCGGTCGGCTCGACGAGGACCAGACCCGCTACATCTACGAGACCCGCACGGTCAGCGGCGACGCGGTGCCCGTCGACGACGTGGTCGAGACCGCCAATAGCTTTGAACTGTTCGACACCATTGTCGATCAATACGATCAGCCGTTGTCCGCAACGATCTTGAAGTCGTACCACCGGATTCTGAAGACTGGGACAGCGCAAGCACGTGCAGACTGGTTCGCGGTCGGCGATTGGAAGCGCGTTCCCAACGCGGTGGGCGACCGTACGACGGTCCGCCCTGAGGACGTCGGAGCTGCAATCGAGAGTCTGCTCAGCGATACGTCCGAGCCCGGGTCCATGACCTTCGACGAGATCGTCGACTTTCATCATCGCTTCGAGATCATCCATCCGTTCCAGGACGGCAACGGCCGCGTCGGCCGGATAGTGCTGTTTCAGCAGTGTCTGCAGAACGGGATCATGCCGTTCGTCGTACTCGACTCGCATAAGGAGTTCTATTACCGCGGGCTTGCGCAGTACGAGGACGAGCCGGGCTTCCTGCGCGACACGTTCCGTGCCTTCCAGGACTCCTATTACCAGCGCTTCGCTGAGTTCGTCCCGAGGTAG
- a CDS encoding PLP-dependent cysteine synthase family protein, which yields MARYESLVESVGDTPLIGLRAFSPRWDDGRDEDGTELPHVRFWAKLEDRNPTGSIKDRPALRMIQQAETDGLLQPGSTILEPTSGNTGISLAMAARTRGYKMVAVMPENTSEERRQLLRMYGAEIISSPAAGGSNTAVAVAKDLAKQHPDWVMLYQYGNQANVDAHYEGTGPELLADLPEITHFIAGLGTTGTLMGVGRFLRERVPDVEIIAAEPRYGDEVYGLRNIDEGFIPELYDESVITRRFSVQGGDAVARVRELLAAEGIFAGISTGAILQAARGIGRRALKDGRRADIGFVVPDGGWKYLSTGAYEGSLDDAQAALDGQLWA from the coding sequence GTGGCACGGTACGAGTCGCTCGTCGAATCGGTCGGCGACACCCCGCTGATCGGGTTGCGCGCGTTCTCGCCGCGTTGGGACGACGGTCGCGACGAGGACGGGACCGAGCTTCCGCACGTCCGCTTCTGGGCCAAGCTGGAGGACCGCAATCCGACCGGATCCATCAAGGACCGGCCGGCGCTGCGGATGATCCAGCAGGCCGAGACCGACGGGCTCCTGCAACCGGGATCGACGATCCTGGAACCGACGAGCGGCAACACCGGCATCTCCCTGGCGATGGCGGCCCGCACGCGCGGCTACAAGATGGTCGCCGTGATGCCGGAGAACACGTCGGAGGAACGCAGGCAGCTGCTGCGCATGTACGGCGCCGAGATCATCTCGTCGCCCGCCGCCGGCGGCTCCAACACCGCGGTGGCCGTCGCGAAGGACCTCGCGAAGCAGCATCCCGACTGGGTGATGCTGTACCAGTACGGCAACCAGGCCAACGTCGACGCGCACTACGAGGGGACCGGACCCGAACTGCTGGCCGATCTCCCGGAGATCACCCACTTCATCGCCGGACTCGGCACCACCGGCACGTTGATGGGCGTCGGCCGGTTCCTGCGTGAGCGGGTGCCCGACGTCGAGATCATCGCGGCCGAACCCCGGTACGGCGACGAGGTGTACGGCCTCCGGAACATCGACGAGGGCTTCATTCCCGAGCTGTACGACGAGTCCGTCATCACCCGGCGGTTCTCGGTGCAGGGCGGCGACGCCGTCGCCCGGGTCCGTGAGCTCCTGGCCGCGGAGGGGATCTTCGCGGGCATCTCGACCGGCGCCATCCTGCAGGCCGCCCGCGGGATCGGTCGTCGTGCGCTGAAGGACGGTCGTCGTGCCGACATCGGCTTCGTCGTGCCCGACGGCGGATGGAAGTATCTGTCGACCGGGGCCTACGAAGGTAGCCTCGATGACGCCCAGGCCGCACTCGACGGCCAGCTCTGGGCCTGA
- a CDS encoding siderophore-interacting protein encodes MGKGFQGAMLRALGAKNHPATVTSIRWITDHMVRIDFQCDGILHQAGEKPSAWIRAWFPDLTHPSKMHQRGYTLLDADPAAGTFGLAFLVHDPAGPASTWARSAEVGDELLMTRLGGDGHDVATAEDSPRGYLLMGDVASWPAFTTLIDAIPVGVPVRVVIEHSNDDDRVLPLPTRDGLVVDWVRSTPDRRALVDAIDAADDYRGWHTWVTAESKATRLAKKRLAQEHAQSKSTMHTQAYWMAGRAMGRTAEPESQRV; translated from the coding sequence ATGGGCAAGGGATTCCAGGGAGCGATGCTCCGCGCGCTGGGCGCCAAGAACCACCCGGCAACCGTGACGAGCATCCGATGGATCACCGACCACATGGTGCGCATCGACTTCCAGTGCGACGGCATCCTGCACCAAGCGGGCGAGAAGCCGTCCGCCTGGATCCGCGCGTGGTTCCCCGATCTGACGCACCCGTCGAAGATGCATCAGCGCGGCTACACGCTGCTCGACGCGGATCCGGCCGCCGGGACGTTCGGCCTCGCCTTCCTCGTTCACGACCCGGCCGGCCCGGCCTCGACCTGGGCGCGCTCGGCGGAGGTGGGCGACGAGCTGCTGATGACGAGGCTCGGCGGCGACGGGCACGACGTCGCCACGGCCGAGGACAGCCCCCGCGGCTACCTGCTGATGGGCGACGTCGCCTCGTGGCCGGCATTCACGACGCTCATCGACGCGATCCCGGTCGGTGTCCCGGTGCGCGTGGTGATCGAGCACAGCAACGACGACGACCGCGTCCTTCCGCTGCCGACCCGTGACGGACTCGTCGTCGACTGGGTGCGGTCCACGCCGGACCGCCGTGCACTGGTCGACGCGATCGACGCAGCCGACGACTACCGCGGATGGCACACCTGGGTGACCGCGGAGAGCAAGGCGACCAGGCTCGCCAAGAAGCGGCTGGCCCAGGAGCACGCGCAGAGCAAGTCGACCATGCACACCCAGGCCTACTGGATGGCCGGCCGAGCGATGGGGCGGACCGCAGAGCCGGAGTCGCAGCGCGTCTAA
- the murI gene encoding glutamate racemase: MTEQGTGPIGIFDSGVGGLTVARAIIDQLPDEDIIYIGDTANGPYGPLTIPEIRKHALAIGDELVQRGVKAIVIACNTASAACLRDARERYAPIPVIEVILPAVRRAVVATKTGRIGVIGTEATIASRAYQDSFAAARDVEITAVACPRFVDFVERGVTSGRQILGLTQGYLEPLQEADVDTVVLGCTHYPLLSGVIQLVMGDEVTLVSSAEETAKDTFRVLTETDTLHPHEGRDARRLFSATGDPDFFRKLSTRFLGPSVGHVEHF, encoded by the coding sequence ATAACCGAGCAGGGAACCGGTCCCATCGGCATCTTCGACTCGGGCGTCGGCGGGCTCACCGTCGCGCGCGCGATCATCGACCAGTTGCCGGACGAGGACATCATCTACATCGGCGACACCGCCAACGGCCCGTACGGGCCGCTCACCATTCCGGAGATCCGCAAGCACGCGCTCGCCATCGGCGACGAGCTGGTGCAGCGCGGCGTCAAGGCCATCGTCATCGCGTGCAACACCGCGTCGGCCGCCTGCTTGCGCGACGCGCGCGAGCGCTACGCGCCGATCCCCGTGATCGAGGTGATCCTGCCCGCGGTGCGTCGTGCGGTCGTGGCGACCAAGACTGGTCGGATCGGCGTCATCGGCACGGAGGCGACCATCGCGTCGCGCGCCTACCAGGACTCGTTCGCCGCGGCGCGCGACGTGGAGATCACCGCCGTCGCCTGCCCCCGCTTCGTCGACTTCGTGGAGCGCGGCGTCACCAGCGGTCGGCAGATCCTCGGCCTCACCCAGGGGTACCTGGAACCGCTGCAGGAGGCCGACGTCGACACGGTGGTTCTCGGCTGCACCCACTACCCGCTGCTGTCGGGCGTGATCCAGCTGGTGATGGGCGACGAGGTCACCCTCGTGTCCAGCGCTGAGGAGACCGCGAAGGACACGTTCCGGGTGCTCACCGAGACCGACACGCTGCACCCTCACGAGGGGCGTGATGCGCGTCGATTGTTCTCTGCCACAGGCGATCCCGACTTCTTTCGCAAGCTCTCGACCCGCTTCCTGGGACCTTCGGTGGGGCATGTCGAGCACTTCTGA
- a CDS encoding helix-turn-helix domain-containing protein — translation MKNSQAEVLLAKQLGLEIARRRHAKNWSQQKLAEAIGRTPNHVQNLESGLSDRNKRTLANPRLDTLIALSKALDVPLPEFIESVLAGVPGTD, via the coding sequence GTGAAGAATTCCCAGGCCGAGGTGCTGCTTGCCAAGCAGCTCGGTTTGGAGATCGCACGTCGACGCCACGCGAAGAACTGGAGCCAGCAGAAGTTGGCCGAGGCGATCGGACGGACGCCGAATCACGTTCAGAACCTCGAGAGCGGCCTCTCCGATCGCAACAAGCGGACGCTCGCAAACCCTCGCTTGGACACCCTGATCGCACTCAGCAAAGCGCTCGATGTGCCGCTTCCCGAGTTCATCGAGAGCGTTCTCGCCGGCGTTCCCGGCACGGACTAG
- the rdgB gene encoding RdgB/HAM1 family non-canonical purine NTP pyrophosphatase, producing MTAKILLASNNAKKLGELRRVVEAAGITGLEVLGLADVEPYPEPVEDGATFEDNALIKARVAAAKSGLPSLADDSGLAVDALNGMPGVLSARWSGGKGDAANNGLLLAQLGDVPDERRGAAFVSVCALVLPDGTETVVRGEWRGTVVREERGANGFGYDPLFIPDDEVAAGRSSAELTAEEKDSLSHRGKALAQLVPALRELAAG from the coding sequence GTGACCGCGAAGATTCTTCTGGCGTCCAACAACGCCAAGAAGCTCGGCGAACTGCGACGCGTCGTCGAAGCGGCCGGGATCACCGGGCTCGAGGTGCTCGGCCTCGCCGACGTGGAGCCGTACCCGGAGCCCGTCGAAGACGGCGCGACCTTCGAGGACAACGCGCTCATCAAAGCGCGGGTCGCGGCTGCGAAGTCGGGCCTGCCGTCGCTGGCCGACGACTCCGGCCTGGCGGTCGACGCGCTCAACGGCATGCCGGGCGTCCTGTCCGCGCGGTGGAGCGGCGGCAAGGGCGACGCGGCGAACAACGGACTGCTGCTCGCGCAGCTCGGCGACGTCCCCGACGAACGACGCGGAGCGGCCTTCGTCTCGGTGTGCGCCCTGGTGCTTCCGGACGGCACCGAGACCGTGGTGCGCGGCGAGTGGCGCGGCACCGTCGTCCGCGAGGAACGCGGCGCGAACGGCTTCGGCTACGACCCGCTGTTCATCCCGGACGACGAGGTGGCCGCCGGTCGCAGCTCGGCGGAACTGACCGCGGAGGAGAAGGATTCACTCAGCCATCGCGGCAAGGCGCTCGCGCAGTTGGTTCCCGCGCTGCGGGAGCTCGCTGCGGGGTAG
- the rph gene encoding ribonuclease PH translates to MTSRADGRADDELRPIKFTRGFTSHPAGSVLVEFGNTRVMCTASVTEGVPSWRRGSGLGWLTAEYSMLPAATHERSKRESVRGKIGGRTHEISRLIGRSLRACIDLAALGENTIAIDCDVLQADGGTRTAAISGSYVALADAVTYLAARGKLADPQPLSCIIAAISVGVVDGRVRVDLPYEEDSRAEVDMNVVATDAGTLVEIQGTGEGATFPRATLDKMLDVATASIEKIVEAQREVLAQPYPGELPGADK, encoded by the coding sequence GTGACTTCACGAGCAGATGGCAGGGCCGACGACGAACTCCGGCCGATCAAGTTCACCCGCGGTTTCACCTCGCACCCGGCAGGGTCGGTGCTGGTGGAGTTCGGGAACACGCGCGTCATGTGCACCGCATCCGTCACCGAGGGCGTGCCCTCGTGGCGGCGCGGATCGGGCCTGGGCTGGCTCACCGCCGAGTACTCGATGCTCCCCGCGGCGACGCACGAGCGTTCCAAGCGTGAATCGGTCCGAGGCAAGATCGGTGGACGTACCCACGAGATCAGCCGCCTGATCGGCCGCTCGCTCCGCGCGTGCATCGACCTCGCCGCTCTCGGCGAGAACACCATCGCCATCGACTGCGACGTCCTGCAGGCCGACGGCGGCACCCGCACCGCCGCGATCAGCGGCTCGTACGTCGCGCTGGCCGACGCCGTCACCTACCTCGCGGCCCGCGGCAAGCTCGCCGACCCGCAGCCGCTGTCGTGCATCATCGCCGCGATCAGCGTCGGCGTGGTCGACGGCCGCGTCCGCGTCGACCTCCCGTACGAGGAGGACTCGCGCGCCGAGGTCGACATGAACGTCGTCGCCACCGACGCGGGCACCCTCGTCGAGATCCAGGGCACCGGCGAAGGCGCCACCTTCCCGCGCGCGACCCTCGACAAGATGCTCGACGTCGCCACCGCCAGCATCGAGAAGATCGTCGAGGCGCAGCGCGAGGTCCTCGCGCAGCCGTACCCGGGCGAGCTTCCCGGCGCCGACAAGTGA
- a CDS encoding rhomboid family intramembrane serine protease: MPRWKRSAVIMIGIVVVLFAIEAIDVAMNGRLDQNGIIPRRIAGLDGIVWAPFLHADFAHLIGNVIPGAVLGFLLLMSGRFLGVTAIVWVVSGVGVWLTGPAMSVTIGASGIVFGWLTYLLVRGLFNRDVWQVLGGVVLLAVYGGILWGMLPQGGAVSWQGHLFGAGGGVLAAWMLSDRRPRPELKGGPR; the protein is encoded by the coding sequence ATGCCGCGCTGGAAGCGGTCCGCGGTCATCATGATCGGGATCGTCGTCGTGCTGTTCGCGATCGAGGCGATCGACGTCGCGATGAACGGACGGCTCGACCAGAACGGGATCATCCCGCGCCGGATCGCAGGCCTCGACGGCATCGTGTGGGCGCCGTTCCTGCACGCGGACTTCGCGCACCTGATCGGCAACGTGATCCCCGGCGCCGTGCTCGGCTTCCTGCTGCTGATGTCGGGGCGATTCCTCGGCGTCACCGCCATCGTGTGGGTGGTCAGCGGCGTCGGCGTGTGGCTCACCGGGCCGGCCATGTCGGTGACGATCGGCGCGTCGGGCATCGTCTTCGGCTGGCTCACCTACCTGCTGGTCCGCGGGCTGTTCAACCGCGACGTCTGGCAGGTGCTCGGTGGGGTGGTGCTGCTGGCGGTCTACGGTGGAATCCTGTGGGGCATGCTGCCCCAGGGCGGTGCGGTGTCATGGCAGGGACACCTGTTCGGCGCCGGCGGCGGTGTGCTCGCCGCGTGGATGCTGAGCGATCGACGTCCCCGCCCCGAACTCAAGGGAGGCCCGCGATAA
- a CDS encoding cyclic nucleotide-degrading phosphodiesterase — translation MRLTVLGCSGSVNGPGAPCSGYLVQADGHRPVLIDCGHGVFGELQQHADPNEVAVLLSHLHADHCLDLPAMLVWRRWSPNPATERSLLYGPSGTALRVGAGASEYPGEVDDLSDTYDIREWVDREAVDIHGLHIEPFQVNHPPETYGLRITGPDGEVLVYSGDTAVCDEVVELASHADLFLCEASWTHDPENRPAGLHLSGVEAGQMAARAEVRSLALTHVAPWSDSDAIMTEASAEYPGPLQLVHQGQIIEVRKPI, via the coding sequence ATGCGTTTGACGGTGCTCGGGTGTTCAGGGAGCGTGAACGGTCCCGGTGCGCCCTGCTCCGGTTATCTGGTGCAGGCCGACGGGCACCGGCCGGTGCTGATCGACTGCGGGCACGGTGTCTTCGGGGAGCTTCAGCAGCACGCGGACCCCAACGAGGTCGCGGTGCTCCTGAGTCACCTGCACGCCGATCACTGCCTGGATCTTCCCGCGATGCTCGTGTGGCGGCGGTGGTCGCCGAATCCGGCGACGGAGCGGTCGTTGCTGTACGGGCCCAGCGGTACCGCTCTCCGCGTCGGTGCGGGCGCGTCGGAGTATCCGGGTGAGGTGGACGACCTCTCCGACACCTACGACATCCGCGAGTGGGTCGACCGCGAGGCCGTCGACATTCACGGACTGCACATCGAGCCGTTCCAGGTGAACCATCCGCCGGAGACCTACGGTCTGCGCATCACCGGCCCCGACGGCGAGGTCCTCGTCTACAGCGGTGACACCGCGGTGTGCGACGAGGTCGTCGAGCTGGCCAGCCACGCCGATCTGTTCCTCTGCGAGGCGTCGTGGACCCACGACCCCGAGAACCGTCCCGCGGGCCTGCACCTGTCCGGCGTCGAAGCCGGCCAGATGGCCGCCCGCGCCGAGGTCCGCTCCCTCGCCCTCACCCACGTCGCCCCCTGGTCCGACTCCGACGCCATCATGACCGAGGCCTCCGCCGAATACCCCGGCCCCCTCCAGCTGGTCCACCAGGGCCAGATCATCGAGGTCCGCAAGCCGATCTGA